GTTGCTAGAGTATATCTACAGGTTTAGAGACCTTTCTTTGTTGTGCTATGATCTTGTGGATGAGGAAAGGTTGGTGGATGTTTGTATTGCAGGTATGCTGTATGAATATTGACCTTATCTCGAAAACTTACAGATTTCTAGTTTACAAGGCTTGTAGAGGCTATGAGAAGAACAAGTATGTCTATGAGGAAGCCTTCAAAGGGTTCAACTTCACAAGCTATAAGTACGCCTAGACAACCTtgaaggagagaaagaaagaaggtaaAAGTTGCTGTAGCGGAACCTAAGAAAGTAATCAAAAgtaagaagagggagagaggtGGTATTCCCCCTCCTTTTACTTTGTCCACCAAGGAGCTATATAGCATCCTGGAAGCTTGGTTGAAAGATGGTGTAGTGGTGTTGCCTGAATGCAAACATAAACCCACAAAGGCAAAAAAGTGGGGTCTACTTTATTGTAGGTACCACAGGAGATGTGATCACCATACCATAGATTGCTATGCTTTAAAGAATATCTTCCATGATAAGGTAGCCAAGAGAGATTTGGTTATCAAAGTTGGGAAGAGGGTTGATCCAAGGATGCGTAGACCAGAAACGGCAATGACTTTCTTCATGGGTCATGAGGATCCCATGGAAGAAGAAGTAAGAAACATGGCTAACAGTATCTCAGCGCCTTCACCTTTGTTAGATAAAGAAATGGTAACGAGGATTCAGCAGGAAGATAAGATACACTCCTTTCTTGAAGGAATAAGTCTTAGGCCATTGGCTAGGAGAAAGGCAGCCCAAGCTTTAACTAGGGTGATGGAAAGGAATCATGAAGTGGCAGCTGTTGAAGGGAGTTTAATGCAAGTGGCATACCAAGAAGTAAAGGATTCAGTCACCTTTTCTAGTAAAGATCTAGCCAACCGAGTTGTTGATGGCAACAGACCTTTATATCTCTCTACCTCTTTGGGAACATCTCGAATCAAAAGGGCCTTAGtaaacactggtgcatctaccAACATTTTGCCTCTCCTAACATTTGATGCCTTGGATATTCCGAGAGAAAGAATCATCCCAAAGCCACTACAGGTAGCAAGGATAGGATCCTTATAGCAGAGTACCCTAGGGCATGTGTCGCTAGATCTTAGGGTTAGGCCAATTCGGGCACCCACTCTCATGCAAGTAATAGAGGGAAGTATATCTTATCACATCATTTTAGGCCGTCCAAAATTGAAGGCATATAAAGCTATGGCTTCCACATATCATCAATGTGTGAAGGCCATTTGGAGAAATAAACAAGTGGCTATTGAAGCCACTAGGATGCCTTTTGATAAAGTATAGCTTCATTTTGCTGAGGCAGCTTTACATCAAGAGTATGAGCTCGAGGGTGAGAACAAAATTCTTCCTTTTAATCACATTGCTTTGCAaatagaggaagaagatgatggcAAAGTTGTAGAACCAGAAAGGCCCTCCAAGATAAGAAGAACCACCGACCTTGATGGCAAGGTGGTATATGAGTTCTGACGATCGAAGAAAGGGGATGAGGAGGATGGTAGGCCTGATTTCCTTAATCTAATACAATAGCCAGAAGAGGTTCATGTAGCTGAGGAGCTTGTGAAAGAAGCTGTAAAGTAAATGAATGATGTTGTTATGAATGTGCAAGAAGAACTCATTGAGGTTGATTTGAATGatggagaaaaaggtaaaagacTGGTGAAAATTAGCAAGAGTTtgtttgaagaagaaagaagaaagctaatagCCTTACTGAGGGAATACAaggatgtttttgcttggagttACCAAGAAGTGCCAGAATTGAGTTCGAGCCTAGTAACACACAAGTTAAAGGTAGATTCTAATGCTAAGCCTATGAAGCAACCACTAAGGAAATACCGTTTGGATGTGAAGGAAAAGATAAAGGCTAAAGTGAAAAAGCTTTTAAAGGCAGGTTTCATTGAAGAGATTGAATGTTCAAGTTGGTTAGCCAACATAGTTCCTGTGAAGAAGAAAGGCGGTCAGATAAGAATTTGTGTGGATTTTGGGGATCTCAGTAAAGTCTGTCTTAAGGTTGAATTCCCACATCCTAATGTTGATATTCTGGTGGATGCAGCAGCTGGTCATGAATGCTTCTCCTTTATGGATGGCTATAATGGGTATAATCATATCTTTATGGAGCCAGTGGATGCCCTAAAAATTGCCTTTAGGACACCTTTTGGGAACTACTTTTATAAGGTAATGCTTTTTAGGTTAAAGAATACAGGTGCTACTTACCAAAAAACTATGACTTTGATCTTTGGTGATATGCTTCATAAGCAGGTAGAAGATTATGTTGATGATCTTGTGGTGAAGGCAAAGAATCCCTTTGAGCATTTACTGCATTTGAGGCAAGTCTTTGAAAGATGCAAGGAGCACAACTTAAGGATGAACCCTTCCAAATCTGCCTTTGGGGTATCttcaggaaagttcttggggtttCTTGTTCATTACAGAGGGATTGATTTGGACCCCACAAAAGCCAAAGCAATAACCGCCCTTAGTCCCCCTATAACTCTGAAGGAGTTAAGAAACTTTCTGGGAAAAGTTTCTTATTTAAGAAGGTTCATTCCAGGTCTAGCTGAGATCTTGAAGCCTCTTATGGAGCAGACTAAGAAGGGAGTGACCTTTGTATggtgtgatcaatgtcaaaaagcattcaagaaaatccaaaagaTATTCGCAAACCCTCACACAATGGTGGGTCCTTTGCTTGATAAACCCCTTTTGTTGTATATATCCAATACAGAGTAGTCCTTGAGAGCGTTATTAGCTTAGGATCAAGAAGGGGTAGAGAAACCAATGTATTATTTTAGCAGGCTTATGAAGGGACCGAAGTTAAGATATTCAACTGCTAAGAATGTCTGTTTGTCTTTAGCCTTTGTTGTGTTAAAGTTCAATCATTATCTTTTAGGGCATCGTGTACAGTTGGTGACCAAGGGTAATCTTGTGAAGTATCTCTTAACCCGCCCTCAATTATCTACGAGAATGGCGCAAAAGGCCATCTTGAAGTCATGCCTTTATATCGAATGCATAAGACCCACTGCCATTAAAGGTCAGGCAGTAGCTGATCTTTTGGCTAGCTTCCTTAGAACAAGTGATTTTTCACCTCCATAACAGGAAGTCTTGGTGATAGAGGAGCAAGAGTGGTCGATGTCTTTCGATGGCTAGTCTACATTACAGGGGGGAGGGATAGGAATGGTATTAAAGTCACCAGGGGAGGAACATAAGTTTGCTTATAAGCTGCATTTTTACTACTCTAATAatgaagcagagtatgaagccTTGTTGGTAGGGTTGAAGGCTGCCAAAAGGTTAGGCATAAAAAGATTGGAGATATTTGGTGATTCTGAGTTGGTGATAAATCAAGTTGATGGAATTTATGCAGTAAAGAATCCTAGCTTGGCTACTTATAGAGTTGGAGTTTAGAGGATGATGAAATACTTTACTTCCATAGAATATAAAGTGGTTAGCAGGAATGAGAACAAGCTTGCTAACTCACTAACCACCCCAGCCACCAAGTCCGTACTAAAGAAAGAGCAAATGACACTTCAAGTGGAGAAACAACCTGGTTTGGTCTAGGATAAGCTGTGTTTCCCTCAAGATTGGCAAGAACCTTTGTTAAAGGTAATGGCTCAAAGGAAGTACGTTGGATCAGAATTACCAGAAAATATGAAAGACTTCCTCAAGATCAATGgagatttatttttaagagGAGTAAAGGGTTTTCTGATGAAGTGTGTCTTGAGGCAGGAAGGACTGACATTGTTGCACAGGTTGCACTATGATATTTATGGTGTAGACCTTGATGTCAGCATGTATAGAAGACTACAGAGGTTAGGGATCTTTTGGCCAGAAATGGCCAATGATGCTAAGGAAGAGCAAAGGAGTTGTAAAACTTATTCCATCATTCCCCCAGACCAAGCAGAGGTGCTTAATGGCGAATTTTTGGAAGAAGATTGGTAGGATTCGTACTTAAGATATCTTTCATAAGGTGTACTGCCTGCTGATCAagtaaaaagagaaaagttgAGAAAATACGTGACAAGGTTCAAGGCAGGAGAAGCTTTCAAGGAAGGTGGATGGTATGTATTCCCACTAAAGAAGTCAATGGTGTTTATTCAAACCTGCATGAAGGAGAGCCAGCGGGACACTTGGGTGGGAGAAAGCTATGGCAAATGGCTTTACACCAGGGATATTGCTGGCCTACAATACAAAAAGATGCTCAAGACTTTGTCAAATAGTGTCAAGAATGCCAAAGGCGGGGAGATGAAATACACACCAGTCATCAAAGTCTTCATCCAACTATGGCTCCATATTATTTCCATACCTGGGGGTTGGATTTTGTAGGACCTATAAACCCCCTTTTTAAAGGATGTACATGGATATTGATAGCCATTGAGTTagttaccaagtgggtagaagttGTGGCTATGAAGAAGGCAACAAGTAGCTTAGTGGCTAATATCTTGAGGGAGAATATAATATGTCATTTTGGggtacccaaaaaaattatttctgaCAATGGCACACCATTCCTGAACAAGAATGTGCGCCATTTAACAGAAGGGTACTCCATTTCTCACATGACATCAATACCTTATTATCTGAAAGGAAATGGTCAAGTTGAGGCCTCTAACAAAAGATTACTGTAGATATTGGGAAGAATGACTAAGGAGAACGAAAAGGGATGGAAAGAGGAACTTCCTACAGCTTTGTGGGCTCATAGAATAACCAAATCACAAGCTACAGGAGCTTCACCCTTTTCTCTAGTCTATGACACAAAGGTTGTTATCTCAAAAGATTTAGTAAGGCTAGCAGTGAAACTAGCAGAGATTTTAGGGATACCAAAAGAAGCTACTTTGGAAATTGTGGAAGAAATGCATGATAATGCTGCCTTTCATAACCGCCTTTACCAAGTTAATATGAAGGCTAGGCATGAAGGCCAAGTTAGGGAAAGAAGGTTTCAAGTGGGAGAACTATTTGGAAAACTACCTCGCATATGCGAGTAGTGGCTGGAGCTGTTAAACACAAGTTTTCTCCAAAATGAGAAGGACCATACATAGTGGAAGAAGCACATCCAACAGGACACTATTGGCTAAAGGATCAAGTAGGTATAAAGGCGTATAGCCACATTAGCGGAGCTCACCTTAAGAAATATCATGCTTAAtcttgtaaaaatatatttttgccgCCATCATGTCAAACTTATGTTGTGTTCCACAATTCTTATACTATTGTAAATAAGTCTTTTATTCAGCTATTTCATATTCTATTGTTCAGGATATGAATGCAAAGTCTAGATAACTTAACTGAATAAAGCATAGTAAAGTTTATAATACAACCATATGGCCTTTCAAGACCATAAACATATTACAACTTGCAAATTAGACAATGTTTGTGAGAGAACTAATATTTTCAAGAGAGAAGTCTGGATCGCTCAGCTTCTAGCTTACCTTCTAGCTTTTCAACCTCTTTTCTCAAAGAGTTACGTTCTACTATGACACCTTCTAATTAAGCTTGAACGGTAGAACTTGCTTCTTGTTAGGGTGTTAATTCCACTTGAAGTTTGTTGATAGATTCCTCGAGCTGAGTCATTGAAGTGTTACGTACCTATAAGGCTGATTCGGTTTCCTTTGCTTTGTTGATACAAGAGTTTTTATTAGCTTTCAACTCGTGAAGTGAGGATAAGGAAGCATGAAAAGAGGGTCCTACATTCTTCAAGTcccttgttaggacatatgtgattcatgttaggaatatatatcaacattttatgtaattggctaatcctttgacaaatgcactttatttgtatttgagtagatttagaatgtgtttaatgctACTAGAAACAagttttcaagttcaagtgttaaagccatgaaagtctatccaagaatcaagtgaagaactgttgttcattaaagctcgatagcttgctcgacagctagtatctatcgaggtttaagaagCTGCTTCAGCCCAAGGCTCGACAACTTctcaatagatagggtatctgtcgaggtttatgaaaaatagaatttcagttctgattttcatccaatccatgaatgtatgtttgggctttcttttctcacaaccttaaacatatataaggattaatTTAAGGGTTGTCATAGGTAGCATAGTTGcataagagcacaattgcaaaagtgtgaagaaaagtgactggaaacctagtttgccctagttcatcttgaagaagttgctatgtttgtacaccgtagggttttgtgacagagaaacttcatgatcttcatcgtgtgatgaactaaagaactttgtagccaacaactttctcaagttggtgatcctgtcacgtactgggatccacgcatctattggttagtcacgtactaggagctatgcaatataaggagagattgtcactacagaacaagtccaattagatattgcggtaagggttcaactgtaggttggtataaggtactgagattcctttacttgtaaccgcttgttttaataatagtggaatctcgggagtggtgaccttaaaatcaccctaTGGGGTTTTTTGCCccggaggttttccccattcgtaaacaaatcaccatgtcaaatttaatttccactgcattatactttatttggtgatttgttaaTGCTACCaagctcattgcatgtaattgaacctaattaattcacttggctaattaattagttaactCATCACAAGGAGACAATACAATCTTGGCCTATCATCCCTCAATGCAGTGACATGGCTTTTTAACCAGCCGTCATTAACACTTAGGCCCTCAGCCTCACTTAGTGTGGAAAGAAAATTGTCAAAAGGAAGAGCTAGACAATCCTCTTTGCCCTTTAACAGTAGTTGGGATATGATAGACCCAATTTTTTGTAAGAGAAAGCTCCTAAGTGACAAGGTCCATTTGCTAGCATCCTTCATGGTTTTGGGATATTTTGAGAGAAATTGAGAACAATTTGCTCTTAAATTAGGAGAAATTAATGAGAGCAATGGATCAGATTCTATTATGGTGCTTTCACTCTCTTGCTCTTTAGAAGTAGCTTCTGTTAAATCTTCTTTTTCCTAAGGATTTTTGGCATACACCCGATTTGAATCCTCCCTTTCAATGTTAGATTCTGTTTCTTCATTAGAAGACATTTCTTATACAAAAACCTCTTGGGTTGAAGAAGTGACTTTTACCTTGGGTTGAGCCTGGGAAACAGATCCTGTAACCTATCAAAggttaaaaatgaagaaaggaagaaaagttATTTGTGCCATTGATTAAGAGAAGATGTTACAAGAGTTTAGTCACTATAGAGAAGAGAGTGTACATCGGGCTTCTTGTTAGAAGGGTTTTTTgcattcttcttcctcttaATGTCTGAAGGTTTGGCTTTAGGAAGGATTTTCAAAGTCAAATCACCTTGAAAAATAGATGGGATATCCACGCGTCGGGCAGCACTTTCCCCAAAATTCCTAACACTTTCTCTAATTTCGGACCACCATGACTTGAATCGAGGTGAAGGTAGTCCAGTTCTGGTGGGGGAAGTAAAGGGGATTTCGGGGCTTGATACCAATATTTTTATGAGATTCTCTCTTTTAAAGGCTAAGGAGGCCACTACAGCGAGTAAAGCTAAAGTAGAGAGATGTCCTAATGTGCCTTGGTCAAAACCAAATTGGCAGGCAGACCTATAGGAATTATAAGTTTTGAGTCTCATACTCATCTTGATAGCTTGTCTGAAGATGAGAAGGAAAAGCAAAGGAAACAAAAGAAAGTTCTTCCTCAGATAGGGGGTGTCTCTataaagggaaacaaaaatACTTTCTAAGGAAGTGAACAGTGGGGGGAGTCCACCCTCTACGGCAGTGTAACAACccaagtcaaaaaaaaaaaaaaaaaaaaaaaaaaaaaaaaaaaaaaaaaaaaaaaaaagagaaagagagagaaaagtaagATTTTTATGGGTCCCACATGCTCCCACCTTCCCCACCGTTCCCCACCACTCATTTTCACTCTATCTCTTATCTCTTTGACCGGCCAAAGCTCTTCActtctcctttctttctttttctactttttcattttctatctAACACTTCTCTCTTCACTCCCTCACACTCTCCCACCGGTGTACCTCTTTCCCCACCATctccaccatcatttttccggCAAGATCACTGGAAAATCCTTAAGAACCTCTAGGCACCttcacatcttttatttaagGTAAAATTTCTAATCCTTTTGGTGAGTTTTATATTTTGCTTgagattatatttttatctaagctttgaTAATGATACCCAGGTGATTTATAAGCTTTGGAAGtgatatttttgtgtttatatgTATAGGTTTTGTCTTGGTGGCTATCTAAGTGGTGAAGATTTCGGGGTTTTGgctttttaatgtgaaatagatggtaaatataatttttattgattatttggagttagttgaaGTTCTAAATTGTTTGTCTTGGAGGATATTGTCATTTTGCTTCCGTGGGTCACTTGATGATATTATATAAATTCTATGGAAGCTAAtcataatgttggagatgatattgaatgagttaactttataaattggagcCTATGCCTTGTGAATTAAATTGTTGAGAAAATTTGGAAGTGGAATAcattattgatgaggttaagTGCTAAGCTTGCCTAATTAAATGCTTATTTGGCAATTCTTAATTTGTAGCTAGATAAAATTTCAAGCTTTATGCAtattgtgataggtttgcttgatattgtttaggtttgAGCTAATCTCCTTTGGAGCTTGAAGAATTAGGCTTTTTGTATGTtgcaaggtaagtagctttttaatgggatttaaaaaaaaaaataataaccatgttgcataaacattgtttttgggtcaaacacattttggaaaattatatatggatatatgtttttttaaaagtgttgtgttgtgaccctattataTATTAGTATCTTTGAAAAGTGCATCatatttggggaaatgcatgaattgttgacatgAAAAAATGagcatattttatttaatctttgataaggaaatcatggattttatggtatattggaaaatttaaagatgcttatcttgtcttgttatttggaaaatttatagaaaatctttttgacaagaatgaaattgaaaaccttacaaaatttgtggaagttagattatttaaggtttttttgaaattacctggatataaactatatatttgaAAGTACATGTATACCCGTGAGCTTTATGTTGTTTTAACCTTATGTCATGTGTGATTTCCCAGTGATCACTCGATTTGCttttcgtagtctttgtgacaacaAAATCAGATCCAGGTCAATGCCCTTTCACTTTGAAAGACACATTCTTCCCTACTGCCCATGTgggggaagaggttccttgattgtgtgtgggtgaggctgtGGGTGAGGCTGTTGCCCATAGGGCCAAAAGACCACATGCAAAAGAGGTCTTATTTGACGCGCTCTCCCTGCTGCCCATAgggggggagagaaaaaccttaagGGCATGGGTGAGGTCGCTGCCCatgggtggatcccctgaccagtctatgtggtagtgtggtatatttgtgataattccTGAAGTGTTCCCACAACCATATTTGTAAAAAGGCAACGGGTACAAAGGTTTCAACTTGAAATCTACCCTATGAGCATTGCAAGTCAAGAGTAAAATGATCTAAGTGAGAATACAAAGAGCAAGGGGAAAGGATTGTCCTTTGTCTAGTTTAACAGCTAAAGGGAAATGTCAGCTTAGAATCTTCTCATGGGGATATCCCTCAAATAGGTGGCGAGATagtaagaaagaaataaaggcTTCAAGTTCATAAGGGTTAGAGTTACCTTCTCCTACAACAAATTCGATGCCTTCCTTCAAAGAGTCGTCATTGGCTTCCTTAACCACGCCATCAGCATATTTCCTCCAGAAGTACTTGATCCATCCCCAGAAGTTAGCCCTGTAACCTTTGTCTCCGCCAACACCAGTATCTTCTGGTACTACCTCATTGGGGGCTTTCCCTTT
The sequence above is drawn from the Castanea sativa cultivar Marrone di Chiusa Pesio chromosome 5, ASM4071231v1 genome and encodes:
- the LOC142634643 gene encoding uncharacterized protein LOC142634643: MTKENEKGWKEELPTALWAHRITKSQATGASPFSLVYDTKVVISKDLVRLAVKLAEILGIPKEATLEIVEEMHDNAAFHNRLYQVNMKARHEGQVRERRFQVGELFGKLPRICE